The following proteins are encoded in a genomic region of Mycolicibacterium rutilum:
- a CDS encoding acetyl-CoA acetyltransferase — protein sequence MVDPRTPVIVGVGQFTERIDDPDYRGMSAVDLATAAVRAALTDTGVDAATVAEAIQTVYALRQFEISGPMPATLGKSNNYPRSVMRRVGGDPARVVLEPVGGQGPQKLVTEAGTAIAAGEFDVAMIIGSEPGSTARYFANRDDKPDFTEHVDGQLEDRGHQIHRYFTEYTANHGLTGAAVQYGLLDNARRSRLGLSVADYRREMAELFAPMSKVAAKNPFSSSPVERSVDDITTVTDDNRMICDPYPRLLVARDQVNQGAAAIMMSVAAARRLGVPEDNWVYLHGHSDLTEQGLLDRVDLGASPAAVHAAREALRVAGIGVQDVATFDLYSCFPFPVFVVCEELGLGADDPRGLTVTGGLPYFGGPGNSYSLHAIAETVAQLRDRPGQFGFVGANGGTMSKYSVGIYSTTPAEWRTDRSAELDAEIAALPTIPVTEWPEGPGTIETYSVRYDWPTRTGIIIGRSDADGSRFMAITEDADLVALMTDGDPLGAAITVRRDEKVNRATLA from the coding sequence ATGGTCGATCCCCGGACTCCCGTGATCGTCGGCGTCGGGCAGTTCACCGAGCGCATCGACGATCCGGACTACCGCGGCATGTCGGCGGTGGACCTGGCGACGGCCGCCGTGCGGGCAGCGCTGACGGACACCGGTGTCGACGCGGCCACCGTCGCCGAAGCGATCCAGACCGTCTACGCGCTGCGGCAGTTCGAGATCTCCGGGCCGATGCCCGCGACGCTGGGCAAGTCGAACAACTACCCGCGGTCGGTGATGCGCCGCGTCGGCGGCGACCCGGCCCGGGTGGTGCTCGAACCGGTCGGCGGGCAGGGGCCGCAGAAGCTGGTGACCGAGGCCGGCACCGCGATCGCGGCGGGTGAGTTCGACGTCGCGATGATCATCGGTTCCGAACCGGGATCGACGGCCCGCTACTTCGCGAACCGGGACGACAAGCCCGATTTCACCGAACACGTCGACGGGCAACTCGAGGACCGCGGCCACCAGATCCACCGCTACTTCACCGAATACACCGCCAACCACGGGCTGACCGGCGCGGCTGTGCAGTACGGGCTGCTGGACAACGCGCGTCGCAGCCGGCTCGGCCTCAGCGTCGCCGACTACCGCCGCGAGATGGCCGAGTTGTTCGCGCCGATGTCGAAAGTCGCTGCGAAGAACCCGTTCTCGTCGTCACCGGTGGAGCGGTCGGTCGACGACATCACCACCGTCACCGACGACAACCGGATGATCTGCGACCCCTACCCGCGGTTGCTGGTGGCCCGCGATCAGGTCAACCAGGGCGCCGCGGCGATCATGATGTCGGTCGCGGCGGCCCGCAGACTCGGTGTGCCCGAGGACAACTGGGTGTACCTGCACGGACACTCCGATCTGACCGAACAGGGCCTGCTGGACCGTGTCGACCTCGGCGCCAGCCCGGCGGCGGTGCACGCCGCGCGGGAAGCGTTGCGGGTGGCGGGCATCGGCGTGCAGGACGTCGCGACGTTCGACCTCTACAGCTGCTTTCCGTTCCCGGTCTTCGTCGTGTGCGAGGAGCTGGGACTGGGCGCCGACGATCCCCGCGGTCTGACCGTCACCGGCGGACTGCCCTACTTCGGCGGCCCTGGCAACAGCTACTCGCTGCACGCCATCGCCGAGACCGTCGCCCAATTGCGCGACCGTCCGGGACAGTTCGGCTTTGTCGGCGCCAACGGCGGCACCATGAGCAAGTACTCGGTCGGCATCTACTCGACCACCCCTGCCGAGTGGCGAACCGACCGCAGCGCCGAACTCGACGCGGAGATCGCCGCGCTGCCGACGATCCCCGTCACCGAGTGGCCTGAGGGGCCCGGGACGATCGAGACGTACTCGGTGCGCTATGACTGGCCGACGCGCACGGGCATCATCATCGGCCGGTCCGACGCGGACGGCTCGCGGTTCATGGCGATCACCGAGGACGCGGACCTGGTGGCGTTGATGACCGACGGCGACCCGCTGGGCGCGGCGATCACCGTGCGCCGCGACGAGAAGGTCAACCGCGCAACCCTGGCGTGA
- the modA gene encoding molybdate ABC transporter substrate-binding protein, whose amino-acid sequence MRRLLVVLLVALAAGCAPEGDGSTLTVFAAASLQQVFTDIGEQFERDHPGVAVEFSFAGSSDLVTQLTQGARADVFASADTRNMDRAAEAGLLAGAPVNFATNTLTIAVGPGNPKNITSFRDLARPGLAVVTCAPQVPCGAATDRLEDAAGVRLEPVSEESSVTDVLNKVIGGQADAGVVYVTDARAAGDRGAEVPVPEAAGIVNTYPIAALKDSPELAQQFVAAVTGEVGRKVLEAAGFGPP is encoded by the coding sequence ATGCGCCGGTTGCTGGTCGTCCTGCTGGTCGCGCTCGCTGCCGGGTGCGCCCCCGAGGGCGACGGGTCAACGCTGACGGTGTTCGCCGCGGCGTCGCTGCAGCAGGTGTTCACCGACATTGGCGAGCAGTTCGAGCGCGACCATCCCGGCGTCGCCGTGGAGTTCTCTTTCGCGGGGTCGTCGGACCTCGTGACCCAGCTGACGCAGGGCGCCCGCGCCGACGTCTTCGCCTCCGCCGACACCCGCAACATGGACAGGGCGGCCGAGGCGGGGCTGCTCGCCGGCGCTCCGGTGAACTTCGCCACCAACACCCTCACCATCGCCGTCGGGCCCGGAAACCCGAAGAACATCACCAGCTTTCGCGATCTGGCCCGCCCGGGACTCGCCGTGGTGACCTGCGCTCCGCAGGTGCCCTGCGGGGCGGCGACCGACCGGCTCGAGGACGCCGCGGGGGTGCGGCTGGAACCGGTCAGCGAGGAGTCGTCGGTCACCGATGTGCTGAACAAGGTCATCGGGGGGCAGGCCGACGCCGGCGTCGTCTACGTCACCGACGCCCGCGCGGCGGGGGACCGGGGCGCCGAGGTGCCCGTGCCCGAGGCGGCAGGCATCGTCAACACCTATCCCATTGCGGCGCTGAAGGATTCGCCAGAGCTCGCGCAACAGTTCGTCGCCGCCGTCACCGGGGAGGTGGGGCGCAAGGTGCTCGAGGCGGCCGGGTTCGGGCCGCCCTGA